The Coccidioides posadasii str. Silveira chromosome 3, complete sequence genome contains a region encoding:
- a CDS encoding uncharacterized protein (EggNog:ENOG410PW43~COG:Q) yields the protein MMENGPPSEEYYLPRDSRQRRPDDRREIELLHYVYSRPNLEELRGCPEKVLGAIDEFGKKKAYLMNVGQRKGKIVTSLIEEVKPQVMIELGSYVGYSAILFGDALRRVGGKKYYTLEKSPEYAAVANMLLDLAGLRDFVKVLVGSSDVLLHKLCTTGEIITIELMFLDHFKPAYTTDLKLCEQLGMVAAGTVLAADNMIMPGNPVYLDYVRSSVETKRSKAKTSPSGYEIFSQNIMSWYVDRDAKPAFDAVGNPNLIYESRLVESFEPSGEPDGIEITRCVGAQEPNHL from the exons ATGATGGAAAACGGACCCCCTAGTGAGGAGTATTACCTTCCTCGAGACTCGAGGCAAAGGAGACCT GACGATCGACGCGAGATCGAATTGCTCCACTATGTCTATAGCCGGCCAAATCTTGAGGAATTAAGAGGCTGTCCAGAGAAGGTTCTGGGGGCGATTGATGAGTTTGGCAAGAAAAAAGCATACTTGATGAATGTAGGCCAACGCAAGGGGAAAATCGTTACCAGCCTCATCGAGGAGGTTAAACCACAGGTGATGATCGAGCTTGGGTCTTATGTCGGGTACTCTGCCATTCTGTTTGGGGATGCTCTGCGTCGTGTGGGCGGCAAGAAGTACTACACCTTGGAGAAGAGTCCTGAATATGCTGCCGTCGCCAATATGCTGCTTGATCTTGCCGGCTTGCGAGACTTTGTTAAGGTCTTGGTCGGGAGTAGCGACGTTTTGCTGCATAAATTATGCACCACCGGCGAGATTATCACAATCGAACTCATGTTCCTCGACCATTTCAAGCCTGCCTATACCACTGATTTGAAACTCTGTGAGCAACTCGGCATGGTTGCAGCTGGGACCGTCCTTGCCGCTGATAACATGATCATGCCTGGTAACCCGGTATATTTGGATTACGTGCGAAGCAGCGTTGAAACCAAGAGGAGCAAGGCGAAAACGTCTCCTAGTGGATATGAGATATTCTCTCAGAACATCATGTCTTGGTATGTCGACAGAGATGCGAAACCGGCGTTCGATGCCGTCGGTAATCCGAATTTGATTTACGAAAGCCGGTTGGTCGAGAGCTTTGAACCATCTGGAGAGCCC GATGGAATTGAAATCACCCGTTGTGTTGGCGCCCAAGAACCGAATCATTTATAA
- a CDS encoding uncharacterized protein (EggNog:ENOG410PG03~COG:K), translating into MKMSNESQQHIPNRTGLDVLSGAEFTEIQESMGNMNPSDSMSFDLNSIFPRHRQRTVRRRFCYVQPQDPESIGKLSNWSEDAVEVLKKWLKQDCRHPYPTKQEKAELAEQTELTVTQVSTWFANARRRGRHASADRCLTSTSLNCPDKPRKVSDEQWPSFSPLDRWRNSPPEVEAASLEAIRSAVARSGTSYLPTGDLQHQSPPEDNDARSLVSSKASGSAVSSSSRSSAYSFDSNHSHGSFGRFYLEKVSRRRHRRKTKPASTYALNEKVSGQKTVSIPSPVPRSVRPTTIRQAVPGCVPSVTAPNHRKAISSPIGLAYASRNLSRCERFTARTIWSSILRLVHGVNNLIPSMDTWKSQVTNINSRCGFCGETFTLWSERNDHIAWHFRKGALMKDWRGCRGLDPSVALAVGNAMPPYLIGIESTGIEPFSASRLAAKDARGAEPTDQRTSTASKPTPFGYLTARLTGFVNGIQAAGATVSDELLQKEASCIMYGDDDPWNQTAADNPEWLKLFKEGMGLCAASGPPQSLGSEDYSFCLPWAAGQWEPFNATTNPISQDSSEPMLNEWMSWAWHSPECLVEYRQSNMAAGSSRPTGKKGS; encoded by the exons ATGAAGATGTCCAATGAATCACAGCAGCATATTCCCAACCGCACGGGCCTCGACGTGCTCTCGGGCGCCGAATTTACCGAAATCCAGGAGTCGATGGGTAATATGAATCCATCCGACTCCATGTCCTTTGACCTTAACTCCATCTTCCCAAGGCATCGTCAACGCACAGTACGGAGGCGATTCT GTTATGTACAGCCTCAGGACCCTGAGTCAATAGGCAAATTGTCAAACTGGTCTGAGGATGCGGTGGAAGTTCTAAAGAAATGGCTTAAACAGGACTGCCGCCATCCTTATCCGACAAAGCAGGAAAAAGCGGAGTTGGCTGAGCAAACCGAGCTGACTGTCACTCAAGTGTCAACCTGGTTTGCAAACGCTCGCAGACGGGGTAGACATGCGTCTGCAGACCGGTGCCTGACGTCCACGTCTCTCAACTGCCCCGATAAACCCCGCAAAGTTTCGGACGAGCAATGGCCATCTTTCAGTCCACTTGACCGATGGAGAAACTCGCCTCCAGAAGTCGAAGCTGCATCCTTAGAAGCTATTAGGAGTGCAGTGGCTCGCAGTGGAACGAGCTACCTGCCCACCGGGGACTTACAGCACCAATCACCGCCGGAGGATAATGATGCTCGATCCCTGGTATCTTCCAAAGCGTCCGGATCAGCTGTATCAAGTAGCTCCAGATCATCCGCCTACAGCTTCGACTCTAACCATTCTCATGGATCTTTCGGTCGCTTTTACCTGGAGAAAGTCTCTCGGCGCCGTCATAGACGGAAAACAAAACCTGCTTCTACCTACGCCCTCAACGAAAAGGTCAGTGGGCAAAAGACCGTATCAAT ACCTTCACCTGTGCCCCGTTCGGTTCGACCTACAACGATCCGTCAGGCGGTACCAGGATGTGTACCTTCTGTGACAGCCCCCAACCATCGGAAAGCCATATCGAGTCCCATCGGTTTAGCCTATGCCAGCAGAAACCTGTCGCGTTGCGAACGTTTTACCGCAAGGACCATTTGGTCCAGCATTTTGCGCCTGGTGCATGGCGTCAACAATCTCATACCGTCGATGGACACCTGGAAGTCCCAAGTGACAAATATCAATTCGCGATGCGGGTTCTGCGGCGAAACATTCACGTTATGGTCTGAAAGAAATGACCATATTGCCTGGCACTTCCGGAAAGGGGCACTAATGAAGGACTGGCGAGGCTGTCGAGGCCTCGATCCATCTGTGGCTTTAGCAGTGGGAAATGCGATGCCGCCTTATTTGATCGGTATTGAGTCCACCGGGATAGAGCCCTTCAGCGCTTCTCGGTTAGCTGCTAAAGACGCTCGGGGAGCAGAACCAACGGACCAGCGCACATCAACGGCATCCAAGCCAACGCCGTTTGGATATCTCACCGCACGCCTTACTGGATTCGTAAATGGGATCCAGGCCGCAGGGGCCACTGTCAGTGATGAATTGCTACAAAAGGAGGCCAGCTGTATCATGTACGGAGACGACGACCCGTGGAATCAAACGGCAGCAGATAACCCTGAATGGCTGAAGCTATTCAAAGAGGGAATGGGACTTTGTGCGGCATCAGGTCCACCACAGTCCCTTGGCAGTGAAGACTACAGCTTTTGTCTCCCATGGGCAGCCGGCCAATGGGAGCCGTTTAATGCAACTACCAATCCaatttctcaagattcttCAGAACCGATGTTGAACGAATGGATGAGTTGGGCATGGCATAGCCCAGAGTGCCTCGTCGAATATAGACAAAGTAATATGGCGGCGGGCTCCTCTAGGCCGACTGGGAAAAAAGGGAGTTAG
- a CDS encoding uncharacterized protein (EggNog:ENOG41KOG1252~COG:E), with protein sequence MPGNIQESTAMTQYLGQPLSESITEHIGATPLVRLNRLPASFGIKAKVCAKLEYFNAGGSVKDRIAKRMVEKAEQDGLIKPGDTLIEASSGNTGIAIALMAAIKGYKCIITLSEKMSLEKEQILHALGARVVRTPAGVPIEHPESILSVAKRLKEEIPNSWILDQYNNPENPRAHEFGTAEEIWHQTQGKVNAVVAGAGTGGTITGMARALKKKNRGVFVVGVDPVGSVLAQPAALNGKKSEYKIEGIGYDFVPGVLDQAAPDLWVKTTDKESFQMARQLVSQEGILCGGSSGAAFAGLRQFLEIHPEFNVEDKTIVLVLADNLRNYLTKFGDDAWMESNGYGLDVSDS encoded by the exons ATGCCTGGCAACATTCAGGAATCAACAGCCATGACCCAATATCTCGGCCAGCCCCTCAGTGAATCTATCACAGAGCACATCGGTGCCACACCGCTTGTACGATTAAACCGTCTCCCTGCTTCATTCGGAATAAAAGCCAAGGTATGCGCAAAACTCGAATACTTCAATGCTGGAGGTTCGGTCAAGGACCGTATTGCAAAGCGCATGGTGGAAAAAGCTGAGCAGGACGGGTTGATTAAACCGGGTGACACGCTGATAGAAGCGTCAAGTGGAAATAC TGGCATAGCGATAGCCCTTATGGCAGCGATAAAAGGTTATAAGTGCATCATCACCCTCTCAGAGAAGATGTCATTGGAGAAAGAACAGATCCTCCATGCACTAGGCGCCAGAGTCGTACGCACGCCGGCCGGTGTCCCAATTGAACATCCAGAGTCTATACTAAGTGTTGCCAAACGattaaaagaagagataccAAATTCGTGGATCTTAGATCAATACAACAACCCGGAAAATCCCCGTGCCCATGAATTTGGAACCGCAGAAGAGATATGGCACCAGACACAAGGAAAGGTGAATGCTGTGGTCGCGGGAGCCGGAACAGGGGGCACTATCACTGGCATGGCAAGGGCACTCAAAAAGAAGAACCGAGGCGTGTTTGTCGTTGGGGTGGACCCTGTTGGATCCGTCCTTGCCCAGCCAGCAGCCCTAAATGGGAAGAAAAGCGAGTATAAAATCGAAGGAATTGGGTATGATTTTGTGCCTGGAGTGCTCGACCAGGCGGCTCCCGATCTTTGGGTCAAGACAACGGACAAAGAATCGTTCCAGATGGCGAGACAACTGGTGAGCCAGGAGGGGATACTCTGCGGCGGTTCATCTGGTGCAGCTTTCGCAGGTTTGCGCCAGTTTCTTGAGATCCACCCAGAGTTCAACGTCGAAGACAAAACCATTGTGCTGGTGTTGGCAGATAACCTTAGGAACTACCTAACCAAGTTTGGCGACGATGCGTGGATGGAGAGTAATGGATATGGATTAGATGTAAGTGATAGCTGA
- a CDS encoding uncharacterized protein (EggNog:ENOG410PNKN~COG:Q), giving the protein MLALHGYDVYGLEVSATGVSVAQEYAKNELANPQSYNFGSSWEEWQETGEVTIIHADFFKSGWEGMIKFDVIYDYTFLCALHPSMRRQWASRMVDLLSPTGQVVCLEFPLWKDPSLPGPPWGLTGVHWNLMVDGGDGIVGEAGAAQGIKKGAFSRALYIKPTRSYENGRGTDMLSVYIKKS; this is encoded by the exons ATGCTCGCCCTGCACGGTTACGACGTGTATGGCCTTGAAGTCTCTGCGACGGGGGTATCCGTTGCACAAGAGTATGCGAAGAATGAACTTGCAAACCCTCAGTCGTATAACTTTGGGTCTTCATGGGAAGAGTGGCAGGAGACCGGTGAAGTAACCATTATCCATGCAGACTTTTTCAAGTCGGGCTGGGAAGGTATGATCAAATTTGATGTTATCTATGACTATACG TTCCTGTGTGCCCTCCACCCAAGCATGCGAAGGCAGTGGGCTTCGCGGATGGTCGATCTTTTATCTCCAACCGGTCAAGTTGTGTGCCTCGAGTTCCCCCTTTGGAAGGATCCAAGTCTACCAGGGCCACCATGGGGATTGACTGGTGTGCATTGGAACTTGATGGTGGACGGAGGTGACGGTATTGTTGGTGAAGCTGGAGCCGCTCAGGGGATTAAAAAGGGGGCGTTTTCGCGGGCGCTATATATAAAGCCGACGCGGTCATATGAGAATGGAAGGGGGACGGATATGTTAAGTGTGTATATTAAAAAGTCGTAA
- a CDS encoding uncharacterized protein (EggNog:ENOG4113IRQ~COG:T) produces the protein MTSLIDLPLDIFHELAAFCGKAELLSLRLVSRPLASFFLPYADRQLALEIRRRAHYHLHRAAGISGSHEKAMVRRLLDAGAPVNQYDAAGETALHVATRHGNLNAAHVLLRAGAEVDAISAHEWTPLHLACRYGYVDIARALVVFGADVNKPGFHGWTALHYAVRGRHVNCARVLLEFGVEVDICDSDGRSALKEAKRQGWGVYSCYYVKS, from the exons ATGACATCTCTGATAGATCTGCCCCTTGATATATTCCACGAGCTTGCTGCG TTCTGCGGCAAAGCAGAGCTCTTATCCCTGCGGCTCGTCTCTCGACCGCTAGCTTCCTTTTTCCTCCCGTATGCGGACCGACAGCTTGCCCTCGAGATCCGCCGTAGAGCCCATTACCACTTGCACAGAGCTGCGGGAATTTCAGGCTCTCATGAGAAGGCAATGGTACGGAGGTTATTAGATGCTGGGGCACCTGTCAACCAATACGACGCGGCCGGCGAGACTGCTTTACACGTGGCAACTCGTCATGGCAACCTGAACGCAGCACATGTCTTGCTAAGGGCTGGTGCGGAGGTTGATGCAATCAGTGCCCACGAATGGACGCCGTTGCATCTTGCCTGTCGATACGGCTATGTGGATATCGCGCGAGCGTTAGTGGTCTTTGGAGCTGATGTTAACAAACCCGGTTTCCATGGCTGGACGGCTTTGCATTATGCCGTTCGGGGCAGACACGTTAATTGTGCGCGGGTGCTTCTGGAATTCGGCGTTGAGGTTGATATATGTGATAGTGACGGGCGATCAGCACTGAAAGAGGCGAAACGCCAAGGATGGGGTGTGTACAGTTGCTATTATGTCAAGTCATAG
- a CDS encoding uncharacterized protein (EggNog:ENOG410PFNR~COG:S~TransMembrane:4 (i14-34o46-67i79-101o140-158i)~BUSCO:13608at33183), producing MRLPHINTSRTKNIIHAFQAFIIFLAWAMTIAVFTRDGKTDGRTAWYFALCWFSIPGLIYLTAVPIWPRARRFGNPYAFATVDGLYTFLWFTAWVAIATYVGSGKAAGSNDEDNKKDGKTGCDAFAYGSPAKCTLSTGTAVLGAFVFLLFIITSFMSIKDVMDYRRTGMMPYDGSDPTFAAQSKAAFSSSPHELDEEDGDTEFRTGRPGGSHLGTHDDGDEYALLQQHEIEDTSPHRPPPSAYDPTAPTDTGPRRSPAPMGSGIMHDYDTSYGGPYGHTSQPSADYGSGQYNR from the exons ATGAGATTGCCTCATATCAACACCTCTCGGACAAAAAACATCATTCATGCCTTCCAGGCCTTCATTATATTCCTGGCATGGGCGATGACCATCGCCGTCTTCACAAGGGATGGGAAAACTGACGGCCGCACCGCATGGTATTTCGCGTTG TGTTGGTTTTCGATTCCCGGGTTGATATATCTGACCGCTGTTCCGATATGGCCTCGAGCTCGCCGTTTCGGTAATCCCTACGCCTTCGCGACCGTCGATGGCCTCTATACCTTCTTGTGGTTCACCGCCTGGGTCGCGATTGCAACATATGTTGGGAGCGGGAAGGCAGCGGGATCGAATGACGAGGACAACAAGAAAGATGGAAAGACAGGATGCGATGCATTTGCATATGGGAGCCCGGCGAAATGCACGCTGAGCACTGGGACGGCTGTCCTCGGTGCTTTTGTTTT TCTCCTTTTCATTATTACGAGCTTCATGTCAATAAAGGACGTGATGGACTACCGTCGTACCGGCATGATGCCATATGATGGATCTGACCCCACATTCGCCGCTCAATCGAAGGCCGCATTCTCTTCTAGCCCCCACGAGCTCGATGAGGAAGATGGAGATACAGAATTTAGAACCGGTCGTCCTGGGGGATCGCATTTGGGCACTCATGACGACGGTGATGAGTATGCTCTTCTGCAACAACATGAGATCGAAGACACCAGTCCCCACCGCCCGCCTCCGTCTGCCTATGATCCGACAGCCCCCACAGACACTGGGCCTCGACGTTCCCCGGCTCCAATGGGCAGCGGCATAATGCATGACTACGACACAAGTTATGGAGGCCCATATGGCCATACATCCCAGCCATCCGCCGACTATGGAAGTGGACAGTACAATCGATGA
- a CDS encoding uncharacterized protein (EggNog:ENOG410Q5K2) — protein sequence MAPRETDHFTEDYFIYITDSSSDECAPEDEGISSASSGYEPTDDGNIHVKPAKLELEREVSFYSPSCFVCEVQDGMNDDLETDILKIATIEPPGSNRDKEFKSQSTADSPKVYHRTPTGDNDTGINQPSSRAVSLSPHFDAQFFFDLASSISQSFPYQQFAEQHGCTVDDVNDVLVANVVIPLISMAPQEQPKAIGAGPSTTPAMGETSDQSSSKREDDANNNSAKPTKPTDLEQEIESGENVENGQTQTENRTDDGKDRSTPASAAENCEKPTQPAEPATPSPSRLRKRAHEEDEESTDWPETNQTNRFTAQSALLDSPSPQKKLKCFFPEQSAPKISLNRPKKCMPSKPVILSDLDPLLIYELTGEAPPPACKPGRRRVYRDFAGSYQDVVPQEGPAITGYAGIFGKMLESGEIQAVAEPNRRRKFIFTKDMQSQEGRDEGEMDSNEKESCPQDLFEGEDEESSVPDEFWY from the coding sequence ATGGCACCACGCGAGACAGATCACTTCACAGAGGACTATTTTATCTACATCACGGATAGTTCTTCTGATGAGTGTGCTCCCGAAGATGAGGGTATTTCTTCTGCCTCCTCCGGATACGAGCCTACGGATGACGGCAATATTCATGTAAAACCAGCGAAATTGGAGCTCGAACGTGAGGTTTCATTCTATTCCCCATCTTGCTTTGTCTGTGAGGTACAGGATGGTATGAACGATGACCTGGAGACTGATATCTTAAAAATAGCTACGATCGAACCACCTGGCTCGAATAGAGATAAAGAATTCAAGAGCCAGAGCACGGCAGACTCGCCCAAAGTTTACCACCGTACTCCTACAGGCGATAACGACACAGGTATCAACCAACCATCGAGCCGAGCCGTTTCCCTGTCACCTCACTTTGACGCGCAATTTTTCTTCGACCTCGCCAGTTCCATCTCTCAGAGTTTTCCTTACCAGCAGTTTGCCGAACAGCATGGCTGTACCGTTGATGATGTTAACGATGTGTTGGTGGCCAACGTCGTCATCCCGCTGATAAGCATGGCGCCGCAAGAGCAGCCAAAAGCTATCGGGGCCGGACCATCGACGACTCCAGCGATGGGAGAAACATCAGACCAGAGCTCCTCGAAAAGAGAAGATGATGCAAACAACAACAGTGCCAAACCGACCAAGCCGACTGACCTAGAGCAGGAAATTGAAAGTGGTGAGAATGTCGAAAACGGCCAGACCCAGACTGAAAATCGCACCGACGATGGTAAAGACAGAAGCACACCTGCGTCTGCCGCTGAAAACTGCGAGAAACCGACTCAGCCCGCTGAACCAGCTACACCATCGCCGTCCAGACTCCGCAAACGGGCTCACGAAGAGGACGAAGAATCGACCGATTGGCCAGAAACCAATCAGACGAACAGATTCACAGCCCAGTCTGCTCTGCTCGACTCGCCATCTCCACAGAAAAAGCTCAAATGCTTTTTCCCTGAACAATCAGCACCCAAGATTTCCCTCAATCGCCCAAAGAAGTGCATGCCCTCCAAGCCGGTCATCCTTTCAGACTTGGACCCCTTGCTTATATATGAGTTGACGGGCGAAGCACCTCCGCCAGCATGCAAGCCGGGACGGCGCCGGGTCTACCGCGATTTTGCAGGTAGTTATCAAGATGTTGTTCCCCAGGAAGGGCCGGCCATCACTGGGTATGCTGGTATTTTCGGAAAGATGCTCGAGTCGGGGGAGATCCAGGCTGTGGCGGAGCCCAACCGTAGGAGGAAGTTCATATTTACGAAGGACATGCAGAGCCAGGAGGGCAGGGATGAGGGAGAAATGGACTCCAATGAGAAGGAAAGTTGCCCCCAGGACCTTTTCGAgggtgaagatgaagaatcCAGTGTGCCAGATGAGTTTTGGTATTAA
- a CDS encoding uncharacterized protein (EggNog:ENOG410QDTD~COG:S~BUSCO:13194at33183) → MSSAVNELADTMANTSLNEPTNGTPAATAEIGATAASADEGRRLYIGNLAYATTEGELKEFFKGYNVESVSIPVNPRTNRPVGYAFVDLATAQEAQAAIAALTGKDILERRVSVQIARKPEPAEGKAESGAEGTAGGQGRKRGGGRGRGRGRGRGGRFGRGGRANGVKAEATGEEAAPIVEVTNTAEGATEPAEAGSEGKDAAAKPQGRPRKQRGPPEDGIPSKTKVMVANLPYDLSEDKLKELFAAYEPVSAKIALRPIPRFMVKKLQARGEARKGRGFGFVTLGSEELQKKAVEEMHGKNIDGREIAVKVAIDSPGKEDEPAVATETTEPATQEAAPATA, encoded by the exons ATGTCTTCTGCTGTCAACGAACTTGCCGATACCATGGCCAACACTAGCCTCAACGAACCAACCAACGGTACTCCCGCCGCCACCGCCGAAATTGGTGCTACTGCAGCTAGTGCCGACGAAGGTCGTCGGTTGTATATTGGGAACCTCGCGTACGCGACCACTGAGGGGGAGCTCAAGGAGTTCTTCAAAGGGTATAACGT TGAGAGCGTTTCCATTCCTGTTAACCCTAGAACCAACCGTCCTGTTGGCTATGCCTTTGTTGATCTTGCCACCGCGCAGGAGGCTCAGGCCGCCATCGCTGCATTGACCGGCAAGGACATCCTTGAGCGCAGAGTTTCTGTGCAGATTGCTCGCAAGCCAGAGCCCGCCGAGGGGAAGGCCGAAAGTGGTGCTGAAGGCACTGCTGGAGGTCAAGGACGCAAGAGAGGCGGTGGACGAGGCCGCGGCCGCGGCCGCGGTCGTGGTGGTAGATTTGGTCGTGGAGGCCGTGCT AACGGAGTCAAGGCTGAAGCTACTGGTGAAGAAGCGGCTCCTATCGTTGAAGTCACCAATACCGCTGAGGGTGCCACTGAGCCCGCTGAAGCAGGCAGCGAAGGCAAGGACGCAGCTGCTAAGCCTCAAGGCCGTCCCCGTAAGCAACGTGGTCCACCTGAAGATGGCATTCCCTCCAAGACCAAGGTCATGGTGGCAAACTTGCCCTACGATCTGAGCGAGGACAAG CTTAAGGAACTTTTCGCCGCCTACGAGCCAGTTTCCGCCAAAATTGCTCTCCGCCCTATCCCACGCTTCATGGTCAAGAAACTCCAGGCACGCGGTGAAGCTCGCAAGGGTCGTGGATTTGGCTTTGTCACTCTTGGATCTGAAGAGCTTCAGAAGAAGGCAGTCGAAGAGATGCATGGCAAGAATATCGATGGTCGTGAGATCGCGGTCAAGGTCGCCATTGATAGCCCTGGCAAGGAAGACGAGCCAGCTGTTGCGACTGAAACCACTGAACCTGCTACTCAGGAAGCCGCTCCAGCTACTGCTTAA
- the GCS1_2 gene encoding Zn finger-containing GTPase- Activating Protein for ARF (EggNog:ENOG410PG8M~COG:T,U,Z~BUSCO:11297at33183) encodes MDAFKMAEIQRMEHGGNEPWKQFFDGHSTTMAEGTTFDDATIKERYSGDVGEEWKARLTAKVEGREYVPGEEKKNATSRTNTPGTLGSISPDQSRAVSPGDIGRMRSRKEQNEDYFAKLGGENAARSESLPPSQGGKYTGFGGGMPAARQTSQGDSIPGINDFQTDPVAALTKGFGWFTSTIGKSAKTVNDSYLQPAAKSLAESDLAAQARIAAAEVSRNIQSGARGASDSFNRFVEGPSDGSSNRSTSASRRFEPERKDFWDDFAALGESRSTPLSKPGAIGTAAMKKNTPTTTTTTTGSSTGGISAPKGKDDWDENW; translated from the exons ATGGACGCGTTTAAGATGGCAGAGATACAGCGGATGGAGCATGGAGGCAATGAGCCGTGGAAACAATTCTTCGACGGTCACTCTACAACCATGGCAGAGGGAACGACGTTTGACGATGCTACGATAAAGGAGAGATATAGCGGTGACGTCGGAGAGGAGTGGAAGGCGAGATTGACGGCCAAGGTAGAAGGCAGGGAGTATGTGCCTGgtgaggagaagaagaatgcTACTTCGCGGACAAATACTCCAGGTACGCTGGGGAGTATCAGCCCAGATCAATCCAGGGCAGTATCTCCTGGGGACATAGGCAGGATGAGGAGTCGGAAAGAGCAGAATGAAGACTATTTCGCGAAGTTGGGTGGAGAGAATGCTGCTCGATCCGAAAGCCTGCCTCCCTCGCAGGGTGGGAAGTACACTGGATTTGGAGGCGGAATGCCAGCAGCAAGACAGACATCTCAAGGTGACAGTATACCAGGAATTAACGACTTCCAAACCGACCCCGTTGCCGCCTTGACGAAGGGATTCGGCTGGTTCACAAGTACAATCGGGAAGAGTGCGAAGACGGTAAATGATAGCTACCTACAACCGGCCGCGAAGTCT CTCGCCGAATCTGATCTTGCAGCTCAGGCCCGTATAGCAGCAGCGGAAGTATCTCGCAATATCCAATCCGGCGCCCGCGGCGCTTCAGACTCATTCAATCGTTTCGTCGAGGGTCCCTCAGATGGATCCAGCAACAGGTCAACATCTGCATCGAGGCGCTTTGAGCCGGAAAGAAAAGACTTTTGGGACGATTTTGCTGCCCTTGGGGAATCGAGAAGCACGCCGCTGAGTAAACCCGGGGCAATCGGGACTGCAgcgatgaagaagaacacCCCGACGACGACAACGACAACGACAGGGTCAAGCACTGGCGGAATTTCGGCACCAAagggaaaagatgattgggATGAAAATTGGtga
- a CDS encoding uncharacterized protein (EggNog:ENOG410PYDA): protein MDSQAPVTNESTASGKMHGEPSLMSVLASSCWNCEARTRTEIVYLIPHHDPALGLLSRLGFIQEPLQSPSNMVPLCPTCRANFDSTVDPGFVFLPVDLKYFMQYEENDYQNRCQQLLSGRKIEPRTFPTARNYLDHQIKQGVVRPTSTGGLYRRVFFKNFLPPATNMKHLELPKTFNGSPIATIRRAFQALGSLRCGAWSEVRDDLFKLQGLYSRCLPETPDLQDLAKPKRSPKVKLDIEAKAL, encoded by the exons ATGGATTCCCAAGCACCTGTTACCAACGAATCCACCGCATCCGGTAAAATGCACGGCGAGCCATCACTCATGTCGGTTCTTGCCTCTTCATGCTGGAACTGTGAAGCGCGAACTCGCACAGAGATTGTCTACCTGATTCCTCATCACGATCCGGCT CTGGGCCTTCTCTCGAGACTGGGGTTCATCCAGGAACCGCTCCAATCACCATCCAACATGGTTCCCCTGTGCCCGACTTGCCGTGCAAATTTTGACAGCACTGTGGACCCTGGCTTTGTTTTCCTGCCTGTCGACTTGAAGTATTTCATGCAATATGAAGAAAATGATTACCAGAACAGATGCCAACAGTTACTCTCTGGGAGAAAAATTGAGCCTAGAACATTCCCGACGGCACGGAATTATTTGGATCACCAAATCAAGCAGGGTGTGGTTCGTCCGACTTCGACAGGTGGGCTATACCGCCGAGTCTTCTTTAAGAACTTTCTCCCTCCTGCAACTAATATGAAGCATCTGGAGTTACCCAAGACCTTTAATGGCTCGCCCATCGCAACCATTCGCCGTGCCTTCCAGGCTCTGGGGAGTCTTCGTTGCGGAGCCTGGTCTGAAGTGAGAGACGACCTCTTTAAACTACAGGGTTTATATTCTCGATGCTTACCGGAGACGCCGgatcttcaagatcttgCAAAACCGAAACGATCC CCGAAGGTCAAGTTGGATATTGAAGCGAAGGCTCTATAA